From the Alkalibacter rhizosphaerae genome, one window contains:
- a CDS encoding ABC transporter ATP-binding protein, producing MENTLVHMESISKVFGSVQALEKAHLTLKKGEVHSLLGENGAGKSTLMNILAGLYTPDEGTISVRNRIADISSPKAAIDLGIGMIHQHFKLVDVLTAKENIVAGYDRDIFLKEAHLTKKIREVSIKYGLEIDPDKKIYDMSVAEKQRVEILKVLYRGAEILILDEPTAVLTPQETEKLFQIIRNMTQLGCAVVIITHKLNEVMEISDVVTVLRKGKYIATVEKSKTNTMELTKMMVGKAIDLSIHRPPVGERKTVLEVKGISALKSDKTKALDSITFNLFSGEILGIAGIAGSGQKELCEALAGLYPLTDGDVLFHGESIIGKNPRDIIKMGISMSFVPEDRLGMGLVASMNIVDNILLKEYQKQAGLIITRKPSREKATRIVDKLNISTPSTDAHPVRLLSGGNIQKVLLGREIESNPHVIITAYPTRGLDIGSSYLIYDLLNQQKQQDVALLYVGEDLDVLMELCDRILVLYNGTITGIVDAERTNREQIGLMMSGVPQEEVLS from the coding sequence ATGGAAAATACATTGGTGCACATGGAATCCATCTCCAAGGTATTCGGCAGTGTCCAGGCCCTGGAGAAGGCACATCTGACGTTGAAAAAAGGGGAAGTCCATTCCCTGTTGGGAGAAAACGGCGCGGGAAAAAGCACGTTGATGAATATATTGGCCGGACTATATACCCCCGATGAAGGGACTATTTCCGTAAGGAACCGGATCGCGGACATATCCTCTCCCAAGGCTGCCATCGACTTGGGCATCGGCATGATCCACCAGCATTTTAAACTGGTGGACGTATTGACGGCGAAAGAAAATATTGTGGCAGGATACGACCGGGATATTTTTTTGAAGGAGGCCCATCTGACAAAAAAAATCAGGGAAGTCTCCATAAAGTACGGATTGGAGATCGATCCGGACAAGAAGATCTACGACATGTCCGTTGCGGAAAAGCAGCGAGTGGAAATTCTAAAAGTTCTTTATCGTGGAGCGGAGATCCTTATTTTGGATGAACCAACGGCGGTTCTGACGCCTCAGGAAACAGAGAAGCTGTTCCAGATCATACGTAATATGACCCAGTTGGGATGTGCCGTGGTCATCATCACCCACAAACTCAATGAAGTCATGGAGATCAGTGATGTGGTCACTGTTTTACGAAAGGGCAAATACATAGCGACCGTGGAAAAAAGCAAGACCAACACCATGGAGCTGACCAAGATGATGGTCGGCAAAGCAATAGATCTGTCCATCCATCGACCACCGGTGGGGGAAAGAAAAACCGTGCTGGAAGTCAAGGGCATTTCCGCATTGAAAAGCGACAAGACCAAAGCGCTGGATAGCATCACTTTCAATTTGTTCAGCGGAGAGATCCTGGGGATCGCCGGGATTGCCGGCAGCGGGCAAAAAGAATTGTGCGAAGCATTGGCCGGATTGTATCCCTTGACGGATGGAGATGTGTTGTTTCACGGAGAAAGCATCATCGGGAAAAACCCCAGGGACATCATCAAGATGGGCATCAGCATGAGCTTTGTACCGGAAGACCGGTTGGGGATGGGCCTGGTGGCCTCCATGAATATCGTGGACAACATCCTGCTCAAGGAATATCAAAAACAGGCAGGCCTGATCATAACGAGAAAACCTTCCAGAGAAAAGGCGACCCGCATTGTGGACAAGCTGAATATTTCCACACCCAGCACAGACGCACATCCGGTGCGGCTGCTCTCCGGCGGGAATATCCAAAAGGTGTTGCTGGGACGGGAGATCGAATCCAATCCCCACGTGATCATCACCGCCTATCCGACAAGGGGTCTGGACATCGGGTCTTCCTATCTGATCTATGACCTGCTGAACCAGCAAAAGCAACAGGACGTGGCCTTGCTGTATGTGGGAGAAGATCTGGATGTACTCATGGAGCTGTGCGACCGGATCCTGGTGTTGTATAATGGGACCATAACGGGGATCGTGGACGCTGAAAGGACCAATCGGGAGCAGATCGGACTAATGATGTCCGGTGTTCCCCAAGAGGAGGTGCTTTCTTGA
- the aroC gene encoding chorismate synthase: protein MSSTWGNKIRFSIFGESHGPAIGGVLDGLPPGMELDMDFIQQQMDRRKPGQDRFSTKRKETDQVEILSGFFEGKTTGTPLAFIIRNEDNRSRDYAALKSKMRPGHADWTGHLRYQGYNDYRGGGHFSGRITAPFVFYGAVAKQYLLENYGIQIVSRIASIGNVEDEVLDHLSADPLELLKKLKNQPFPVMEEAAGTSMKQVIDDARNQQDSVGGVVECMGFHIPAGVGSPFFDSLESTISHLIFSVPATKAALKGSQANDVFYYDEEGRMQAKTNHNGGIQGGISNGLPLVFRVAFKPTPSISKEQETVDIENKENVALSIQGRHDPCIVPRALPVVESCMAIALLEELVI from the coding sequence ATGAGTTCGACGTGGGGGAATAAAATTCGTTTCAGCATTTTTGGAGAGTCCCATGGTCCGGCCATCGGAGGAGTTCTGGATGGACTGCCCCCGGGAATGGAACTGGACATGGACTTTATTCAACAGCAGATGGATCGAAGAAAGCCGGGACAAGACCGGTTTTCCACCAAACGGAAGGAAACGGACCAGGTGGAGATCCTCAGTGGATTTTTTGAAGGGAAAACCACCGGCACGCCCCTTGCTTTCATCATTCGAAACGAAGACAACCGGTCAAGGGATTACGCGGCTTTAAAAAGCAAGATGCGGCCCGGACATGCGGACTGGACCGGCCATCTGCGATACCAAGGATACAACGACTACCGAGGCGGAGGACATTTTTCCGGACGGATCACAGCGCCTTTTGTGTTTTACGGTGCAGTGGCAAAACAATATTTGTTGGAGAACTACGGCATCCAGATCGTTTCCCGGATCGCATCCATTGGAAACGTGGAAGACGAAGTGCTGGATCATTTGTCTGCAGATCCCCTGGAGCTCTTGAAAAAACTCAAGAATCAGCCCTTTCCGGTCATGGAGGAAGCCGCAGGAACGTCCATGAAACAGGTCATCGACGACGCCAGAAACCAGCAGGATTCCGTGGGCGGAGTGGTGGAATGCATGGGTTTCCACATTCCGGCAGGTGTCGGGAGCCCTTTTTTTGACTCCCTGGAAAGCACCATATCCCATTTGATCTTTTCCGTGCCTGCAACCAAGGCAGCGCTAAAGGGTTCCCAGGCCAACGACGTTTTTTATTATGATGAAGAAGGTCGCATGCAGGCGAAAACCAACCACAACGGAGGGATCCAGGGAGGGATCTCCAACGGCTTGCCTCTGGTTTTCCGAGTGGCTTTCAAACCGACGCCATCCATTTCCAAAGAACAGGAGACGGTGGACATTGAAAATAAGGAAAATGTTGCCCTTTCCATCCAGGGCCGACACGATCCATGTATCGTTCCCAGGGCGCTGCCGGTAGTGGAAAGCTGCATGGCCATTGCCCTGCTGGAAGAATTGGTCATTTAA
- a CDS encoding chorismate mutase gives MRNLEEVRKDIDAINQEMVRLFLRRMELSEEVVRYKMEHQLPIYDKEREQAIVEAMVKTGDPGHLEAYLRDFLKALMEISKDYQQEVLDGEGP, from the coding sequence ATGCGAAACTTGGAAGAAGTACGAAAGGACATCGATGCCATAAACCAGGAGATGGTCCGTCTATTTTTGAGGCGGATGGAGCTCTCGGAAGAAGTGGTTCGCTATAAAATGGAACACCAGCTGCCCATTTACGACAAGGAACGGGAACAGGCCATTGTGGAGGCCATGGTCAAGACCGGGGATCCCGGTCATTTGGAAGCATATCTTCGGGATTTTCTAAAAGCCCTCATGGAGATCAGCAAGGACTATCAGCAAGAGGTGCTGGACGGAGAAGGACCATGA
- a CDS encoding pyruvate carboxylase, which yields MKKFKKVLIANRGEIAIRIIRACQELGISTVAIYAEEDKLSLFRRKADEAYLIEDHRGPVDAYLNIDKIINLAIKKEVDAIHPGYGFLSENPEFARRVEAEGITFIGPDHWMMRQLGDKIQSKIQANKVDVPTIPGVEKPIESDEEAMEFARIAGYPIMLKAAAGGGGRGMRIVKEEKNLLREFHSARSEAFKAFGSGDIFIEKYLENPKHIEVQVLGDNYGNIVHLFERDCSIQRRHQKLIEFTPSQSINDVQRQHICEDAIKLAKSVNYRNAGTVEFLVDGNGDHYFIEMNPRIQVEHTVTEIVTGIDIVQAQILIAQGHALTSDAIDIADQDSITMRGAAIQCRITTEDPQNNFMPDTGKLEVYRTGSGNGVRLDGGNGFTGAMISPYYDSLLVKTTAFGRTFEEARRKAVRVVKEHEIEGVKTNKDFIINVLEHPTFIEGVCDTKFIDNHPELFNVDGNSSSDEVRLLRFIGNKVVNETLGNKREFDNPVIPPYDDSKKLYGTKQILDEKGPDGLVQWIKDQKQLLFTDTTMRDAHQSLLATRVRSRDMIKVAKSTAHLGSDLFSLEMWGGATFDVSYRYLKESPWKRLEELRERIPNILFQMLFRGSNAVGYKNYPDNLIRDFVKEASQSGIDVFRIFDSLNWLEAMKVSVDEVLKQGKVAEVSICYTGDILDESRTKYNLDYYVRKAKEVENMGAHILAIKDMAALLKPAAAHKLITALKQEVKIPIHLHTHDTSGNGVATLLMATMAGVDIVDTAITGMSGQTSHPSLNSIVAAVENTDRQSTLDLDKLQQLSEYWTSVRDVYYEFESGLNSGTTEIYKYEIPGGQYSNLKAQVESFGLGQKFKDVKEKYIEANELFGDIVKVTPSSKVVGDMAIFMVQNELDKENIYEKGKDMAYPDSVRDFFRGMIGQPEGGFNEDLSKIVLKGEKPISVRPGTLLEDIDYQEIFDEYKKSFNLELDQKDMLAAALYPKVFREYVEYMCVNDEYMRMESDVFFHGLRIGEISQIELSSGKSFMVKLVDIGKINDQGLRSVVFEVDGFRREIFVEDTKSFLAQSKDVHKQVDKDDPYQVGSSIPGTVVNVLVQEGDDVKVNQPLMIIEAMKMETEIVSSVDGVVETIYAQKGQSVKTGELVIQLA from the coding sequence ATGAAGAAGTTTAAAAAGGTGTTGATCGCCAATCGCGGGGAAATCGCCATTCGGATCATACGTGCCTGCCAGGAACTTGGAATTTCCACGGTAGCCATATATGCCGAAGAGGACAAGTTGTCCCTGTTTCGCAGAAAAGCGGACGAAGCTTATTTGATTGAAGACCACCGGGGACCGGTGGATGCGTATTTGAATATAGATAAGATCATCAATCTGGCCATCAAAAAAGAGGTGGACGCCATTCATCCGGGATACGGATTCCTATCGGAAAATCCGGAATTTGCCCGTCGGGTGGAAGCGGAAGGCATCACTTTTATCGGACCGGATCATTGGATGATGCGCCAATTGGGAGACAAGATCCAATCCAAGATCCAGGCCAACAAGGTGGATGTTCCCACCATTCCCGGCGTGGAAAAGCCCATTGAAAGCGACGAAGAGGCCATGGAATTTGCACGGATCGCAGGATACCCCATCATGCTCAAGGCAGCAGCCGGTGGCGGAGGACGGGGGATGCGGATCGTCAAGGAAGAAAAAAACCTCCTTCGGGAGTTTCACTCCGCACGAAGCGAGGCATTCAAGGCGTTCGGCAGCGGAGACATCTTCATTGAAAAATATTTGGAGAATCCAAAGCACATCGAAGTCCAGGTATTGGGGGACAACTATGGAAACATTGTTCATCTCTTTGAACGGGATTGTTCCATCCAGCGACGACATCAAAAATTGATCGAGTTTACCCCATCCCAGAGCATCAACGATGTCCAGCGGCAGCACATTTGCGAAGATGCCATCAAATTGGCCAAATCCGTAAACTATCGAAATGCAGGGACCGTGGAATTTTTGGTAGACGGAAATGGAGACCATTACTTTATCGAAATGAATCCCAGGATCCAGGTGGAACACACGGTGACAGAGATCGTGACGGGCATCGACATCGTCCAGGCACAGATCTTGATCGCCCAGGGCCATGCCCTCACATCGGATGCCATCGACATTGCCGATCAGGACAGCATCACCATGCGGGGTGCGGCCATCCAGTGCCGGATCACCACGGAAGATCCCCAAAACAACTTCATGCCCGACACGGGGAAACTGGAAGTCTACCGTACCGGTTCCGGAAACGGCGTCCGACTGGATGGCGGCAACGGATTTACCGGTGCCATGATCTCCCCTTACTACGACAGCCTTTTGGTGAAGACGACGGCTTTCGGCCGTACCTTTGAAGAAGCCCGAAGAAAAGCGGTTCGGGTGGTCAAGGAACACGAGATCGAAGGAGTCAAGACCAACAAGGATTTCATCATCAATGTGTTGGAACACCCTACGTTTATTGAAGGAGTCTGCGACACCAAATTTATCGACAATCACCCGGAACTTTTCAACGTGGACGGCAACTCCTCCAGCGATGAGGTCCGCCTGCTCCGATTCATTGGAAACAAGGTGGTCAACGAGACCCTGGGCAACAAGCGTGAATTCGACAATCCGGTGATTCCCCCTTACGACGACAGCAAAAAACTCTACGGAACGAAGCAGATCCTGGACGAAAAAGGTCCTGATGGCCTGGTCCAGTGGATCAAGGATCAAAAACAGCTTCTCTTTACGGACACCACCATGCGGGATGCCCATCAGTCCTTGTTGGCGACCAGGGTGCGAAGCAGGGACATGATCAAAGTAGCCAAGTCGACGGCCCATTTGGGGTCCGACCTTTTCTCCCTGGAAATGTGGGGAGGAGCGACTTTTGATGTCAGCTATCGATATTTGAAGGAATCCCCCTGGAAGCGTCTGGAGGAGTTGCGGGAAAGGATCCCCAACATTTTGTTCCAAATGCTGTTTCGAGGATCCAATGCCGTTGGATACAAAAACTATCCGGACAACCTGATCCGAGACTTTGTGAAGGAAGCGTCTCAAAGCGGCATCGACGTCTTCCGCATCTTCGACTCCTTAAACTGGTTGGAAGCCATGAAAGTATCCGTGGATGAGGTACTCAAGCAGGGCAAAGTAGCAGAAGTGAGCATTTGCTACACGGGTGACATCCTGGATGAGTCCAGAACGAAATACAATCTGGATTACTACGTCCGAAAGGCCAAAGAAGTGGAGAACATGGGCGCCCATATCCTGGCGATCAAAGACATGGCCGCTTTGCTGAAACCGGCGGCAGCCCATAAACTGATCACTGCACTGAAACAGGAAGTAAAGATCCCCATCCATCTCCATACCCACGACACTTCCGGAAACGGAGTGGCCACCCTTTTGATGGCCACTATGGCCGGAGTGGATATCGTGGATACGGCCATAACGGGAATGAGCGGACAAACCAGCCATCCGTCCCTCAACTCCATCGTGGCGGCTGTAGAAAATACGGATCGACAGAGCACTTTGGATCTGGACAAGCTGCAGCAATTGTCCGAGTACTGGACTTCTGTACGGGACGTCTATTATGAGTTCGAATCCGGTCTCAATTCCGGAACCACGGAGATCTACAAGTACGAGATCCCGGGTGGGCAATACTCCAACTTGAAAGCCCAGGTGGAAAGCTTTGGCTTGGGGCAAAAATTCAAGGATGTCAAAGAAAAATACATTGAAGCCAACGAGTTGTTCGGCGACATCGTAAAGGTGACACCTTCCTCAAAAGTGGTTGGAGACATGGCCATCTTCATGGTGCAAAACGAACTGGACAAGGAAAACATCTATGAAAAAGGCAAGGATATGGCCTATCCGGATTCCGTACGGGACTTTTTCCGGGGAATGATCGGCCAGCCGGAAGGCGGCTTCAACGAAGACCTTTCCAAGATCGTCCTCAAGGGGGAAAAACCCATCAGCGTGCGACCGGGGACCTTGCTGGAAGATATCGACTATCAAGAAATATTTGATGAATACAAGAAAAGCTTCAACCTGGAACTGGATCAAAAAGACATGCTGGCGGCAGCCCTCTATCCAAAAGTGTTTCGGGAATATGTAGAGTATATGTGCGTCAACGACGAATACATGCGCATGGAAAGCGACGTTTTCTTCCATGGACTGAGGATCGGCGAGATCTCCCAGATCGAGTTGTCATCCGGGAAAAGCTTTATGGTGAAGTTGGTGGACATCGGCAAGATCAACGATCAGGGTCTGCGTTCCGTCGTATTCGAAGTGGACGGTTTCCGTCGCGAGATCTTTGTAGAGGATACCAAATCCTTCCTTGCCCAATCCAAGGATGTCCACAAGCAAGTGGACAAGGACGACCCGTATCAGGTGGGATCCAGCATCCCGGGTACGGTGGTCAATGTTTTGGTCCAGGAGGGGGACGACGTGAAAGTGAACCAACCCTTGATGATCATCGAAGCCATGAAAATGGAAACGGAGATCGTAAGCAGTGTGGACGGCGTCGTGGAAACCATCTACGCCCAAAAGGGACAATCCGTAAAAACAGGCGAATTGGTCATCCAGTTGGCCTAG
- the aroB gene encoding 3-dehydroquinate synthase yields the protein MGNIMVDIHRDYKYAIEVENGLLDDLDRYRNLFFRYEKAVLITDENVAPHYLRQVEKQIDKAGCKTHAIILPAGEGTKSLEKAEEIYHHFSEYNLSRGDLVVALGGGVVGDLTGFCASTYLRGVDFIQIPTTLLAQVDSSVGGKVGVNLSKGKNLVGSFYQPKAVIVDPLTLKTLNKRVFCDGMAEVIKYGCIQDKGLFDRLMMGSVQAPPEEIDEIIESCCTIKRNVIQEDERETGLRRILNFGHTLGHVLETYFNYQKYSHGEAVAIGMYHITTKSESRGITKEGTSEKLKELLLAYDLPVTMPYLEQERVEEILFRDKKFSGNKITLILLKDIGEAVMVSMDKNQLVEFIV from the coding sequence ATGGGAAACATTATGGTGGATATCCATCGGGATTATAAATATGCCATAGAAGTGGAGAACGGATTGCTGGACGATCTGGACCGGTACCGGAATTTGTTTTTTCGGTACGAAAAAGCCGTTCTGATCACCGATGAAAACGTGGCTCCCCACTATTTGAGACAAGTGGAAAAGCAGATCGACAAGGCCGGTTGCAAGACCCATGCCATCATCCTTCCGGCTGGAGAGGGGACAAAATCTCTGGAGAAAGCGGAAGAGATCTATCATCATTTCTCCGAGTACAATCTTTCCAGGGGAGACCTGGTGGTGGCTTTGGGTGGTGGAGTCGTAGGAGATCTGACCGGTTTTTGCGCATCCACCTATCTTCGGGGAGTGGATTTCATTCAGATCCCCACCACACTATTGGCCCAGGTGGACAGCAGTGTGGGAGGAAAAGTCGGCGTCAACCTGAGCAAGGGAAAGAATCTGGTAGGCAGTTTCTACCAGCCAAAGGCGGTCATTGTAGATCCCTTGACCCTGAAGACACTGAACAAGCGGGTGTTCTGCGACGGCATGGCGGAAGTCATCAAGTACGGTTGCATTCAGGACAAGGGCCTATTCGATCGTTTGATGATGGGATCCGTCCAGGCACCGCCGGAAGAGATCGATGAGATCATCGAATCTTGTTGCACCATCAAACGAAATGTCATCCAGGAGGATGAACGGGAAACCGGATTGCGACGGATCCTTAATTTTGGTCATACCCTGGGGCATGTACTGGAGACGTATTTCAACTACCAAAAATACTCCCATGGAGAAGCCGTAGCCATCGGGATGTATCATATCACCACCAAGAGCGAAAGCAGAGGCATCACAAAAGAGGGAACGTCAGAGAAATTGAAAGAACTGTTGTTGGCGTACGATCTGCCTGTCACCATGCCTTATCTGGAGCAGGAACGGGTGGAGGAGATCCTGTTTCGCGACAAAAAATTCAGCGGAAACAAGATCACACTGATTCTTCTCAAGGACATCGGGGAAGCGGTCATGGTCAGCATGGATAAAAACCAACTGGTGGAATTTATCGTTTAG
- a CDS encoding BMP family ABC transporter substrate-binding protein: MKKIAAILLVLAMVLSMAIGCSSDNGDNGDNGDNGDNGAAEPVVVGFIYVGPTNDGGYTTAHDNGRLFMVDELGDKVTTIYKENVPEDKGEVVKVIREMVDQGASVIFATSFGHMDGLIEAAGEFPEVTFAHCSGYQTADNATNYFGRMYQARYLSGIVAGMKTESNKIAYVAAFPIPEVIRGINAFTLGVRSVNPDAEVHVRWTNTWYDPASEKAAAEALLDEGCDVTAQHQDSTATMVAAEEAGAFSIGYNVSSKDAVPKAYMTAPLWNWGEYYLRAVQDVLDGTWTNTPYWGGMDEGIILMDELTDLAPEGAAAAIAEKETLIKSGEWDVFDGPILNQDGEEVVKDGESLSDGDKLSMNWFVDGVVGTIPAGN, encoded by the coding sequence ATGAAGAAAATCGCAGCAATTTTATTGGTTTTGGCCATGGTACTGAGTATGGCGATCGGTTGTTCTTCCGATAACGGAGACAATGGAGACAACGGAGATAATGGAGACAACGGCGCAGCAGAACCGGTCGTCGTCGGATTTATCTATGTTGGACCCACCAACGACGGCGGATACACCACCGCTCATGACAACGGACGTTTGTTCATGGTCGATGAACTTGGCGACAAGGTCACCACCATTTACAAGGAGAACGTACCGGAAGACAAGGGAGAAGTGGTCAAGGTCATTCGAGAAATGGTGGACCAGGGAGCTTCCGTCATCTTTGCAACCAGCTTCGGCCATATGGATGGACTTATTGAAGCTGCAGGAGAATTTCCGGAAGTGACATTCGCTCATTGTTCCGGATACCAGACGGCAGACAACGCCACCAACTATTTCGGAAGAATGTATCAAGCCAGATACCTTTCCGGGATCGTCGCCGGCATGAAGACGGAAAGCAACAAGATCGCTTATGTGGCAGCATTCCCGATCCCGGAAGTAATTCGTGGGATCAATGCATTCACTTTGGGCGTACGATCCGTCAATCCCGACGCGGAAGTCCATGTTCGATGGACCAACACCTGGTATGATCCGGCCAGCGAAAAAGCGGCAGCAGAAGCATTGTTGGATGAAGGCTGTGACGTAACAGCCCAGCATCAGGACTCTACCGCAACCATGGTAGCGGCAGAAGAAGCAGGTGCATTTTCCATCGGTTACAATGTCAGCTCCAAAGACGCTGTTCCGAAAGCCTATATGACAGCACCACTGTGGAACTGGGGCGAGTACTATCTGCGTGCAGTCCAGGACGTATTGGATGGAACCTGGACGAATACTCCTTACTGGGGCGGCATGGACGAAGGCATCATTCTTATGGATGAGTTGACGGATCTGGCACCGGAAGGCGCAGCAGCAGCCATCGCCGAAAAAGAAACATTGATCAAATCCGGCGAATGGGACGTATTTGACGGACCGATCTTGAACCAAGACGGGGAAGAAGTAGTCAAAGATGGAGAAAGCCTCAGCGACGGCGATAAACTTTCCATGAACTGGTTCGTAGATGGAGTCGTTGGAACCATTCCGGCTGGAAACTAA
- a CDS encoding ABC transporter permease: MRIAKRKELDGRQIFLVRIAAVTGALIFGGIFLLLLGENPLDIYISMVKGGLGTFFRFRETVNLAIPLLITSLGVMIAFKMRFWNIGAEGQIFMGAFAATYFALNFDYLPKPLLLLIMAGAAMVMGGVWLIIPAWFKARFGTNETLFTLMLNYIALRWVTYLQYSLWKDPSGMGFPKIASFGPNATLPQVFGIHIGWILALLLIYLIYIYLNHTKTGYEIAVIGESEDTARYAGIDIKRVVLKTMFLSGAVCGLVGMIQAAGISGTLSVDLTGGVGFTAIITAWLSGLNPIMVGVVSFLFAMLRQGGSFIQTAYQIPASAAEILQALILFFVLASEFFVRYKFMRTGKKQTGGAQ; encoded by the coding sequence TTGAGAATCGCAAAAAGAAAAGAATTGGACGGACGACAGATTTTTCTGGTTCGGATCGCAGCTGTGACGGGAGCACTGATTTTTGGTGGGATCTTTCTTTTGCTGCTGGGAGAAAATCCGCTGGACATCTACATATCCATGGTCAAAGGAGGCCTTGGAACTTTTTTCCGATTCCGGGAAACGGTCAATTTGGCCATACCTTTGCTGATCACTTCCCTGGGAGTCATGATCGCTTTTAAAATGAGGTTTTGGAACATCGGTGCGGAAGGGCAGATCTTTATGGGAGCCTTTGCCGCCACCTACTTTGCACTTAATTTTGATTATTTGCCAAAACCCCTTTTGCTGTTGATCATGGCAGGAGCGGCCATGGTCATGGGAGGGGTCTGGTTGATCATCCCGGCCTGGTTCAAGGCCAGGTTTGGAACCAATGAGACCTTGTTTACCTTGATGCTCAACTACATCGCCCTTCGATGGGTCACCTACCTGCAGTACAGCTTGTGGAAAGACCCTTCGGGAATGGGCTTTCCCAAGATCGCCAGTTTTGGACCCAATGCCACCTTGCCCCAGGTCTTCGGCATCCATATCGGCTGGATCCTGGCTTTGCTGCTGATCTATTTGATCTACATCTACTTGAATCATACAAAAACCGGCTATGAAATTGCCGTCATCGGAGAAAGCGAAGATACGGCAAGATATGCCGGGATCGACATCAAGCGGGTCGTATTGAAAACCATGTTTTTAAGCGGCGCTGTCTGCGGACTGGTGGGCATGATCCAAGCAGCAGGGATCAGCGGGACCCTTTCCGTGGACCTGACGGGTGGCGTAGGATTTACTGCCATCATCACCGCCTGGTTGTCCGGGCTCAACCCTATCATGGTGGGTGTGGTATCTTTTCTTTTTGCCATGCTTCGCCAGGGAGGGTCCTTCATCCAAACGGCATATCAGATCCCTGCTTCTGCGGCAGAGATCCTCCAGGCCTTGATCTTGTTTTTCGTATTGGCCAGTGAGTTCTTCGTTCGCTACAAATTCATGAGGACCGGGAAAAAACAGACAGGAGGTGCCCAATGA